Proteins found in one Thalassophryne amazonica chromosome 1, fThaAma1.1, whole genome shotgun sequence genomic segment:
- the dph3 gene encoding DPH3 homolog, translated as MSVFHDEIEIEDFEYDEDTETFTFPCPCGDRFTISREDLENGEEVATCPSCSLIVKVVYDKELFMSGETITAPPSDRKVELVQV; from the exons ATGTCTGTGTTTCACGATGAAATCGAGATAGAAGACTTTGAGTATGATGAAGATACGGAGACATTTACCTTCCCCTGTCCGTGCGGAGACAGATTTACCATCAGCAGA GAGGATCTGGAGAACGGTGAGGAGGTGGCGACGTGTCCAAGCTGCTCGCTCATCGTCAAAGTCGTCTATGACAAG GAGCTGTTCATGTCAGGAGAAACCATCACAGCGCCCCCATCAGACAGGAAAGTGGAGCTGGTCCAGGTGTGA